A portion of the Candidatus Zixiibacteriota bacterium genome contains these proteins:
- the lspA gene encoding signal peptidase II encodes MNKRLIPYIFLTISAAILDIVTKLVVQANLKLGQSVPVIEDFFHLTYVLNQGGAFGSRLGSNVFYLVSALIVIGLVIFFLYREFGKNSYVDFALFLILGGAVGNLFDRIRMGAVVDFLDFDFFKINFFGYQFDRWPTFNIADAEVTVGIAILLLSFLFGLGRQVESERDNHDSNNMESGADLT; translated from the coding sequence ATGAATAAACGCCTGATCCCATATATATTCCTGACCATTTCAGCGGCTATACTGGATATAGTTACCAAGCTTGTGGTTCAGGCCAACCTCAAGCTGGGTCAGTCGGTACCGGTAATCGAGGATTTCTTTCACCTGACTTATGTCCTCAACCAGGGCGGAGCATTCGGAAGCCGTCTCGGGTCGAACGTATTTTACCTGGTTTCGGCCTTGATAGTGATCGGGCTGGTGATATTCTTCCTGTATCGTGAATTCGGTAAGAACAGCTATGTAGATTTTGCATTATTTTTAATTCTGGGCGGGGCTGTCGGTAACCTGTTCGATCGTATCCGCATGGGCGCGGTGGTTGACTTTCTGGATTTCGACTTTTTTAAAATCAATTTTTTCGGCTATCAATTCGACCGCTGGCCGACTTTTAACATTGCCGATGCCGAAGTTACAGTCGGTATCGCTATCCTGCTCTTGTCATTTCTGTTCGGTCTGGGCAGGCAGGTTGAATCTGAGCGAGATAACCATGACAGCAATAATATGGAATCAGGTGCAGATTTAACTTGA
- a CDS encoding isoleucine--tRNA ligase, producing MLDELKNGFSHPSLEEEVISYWKENDIFNKLLEHSSGRPEYVFYEGPPTANGKPGVHHIISRTLKDFACRYWTMRGYHVDRKAGWDTHGLPVEIEVEKKLDLHNKSDVEKYGIDKFNKKCRESVFTYLEDWNKITERIGYWLDLDNAYITCENYYIESVWHILADFHKRDLLYQGHKILPYCPRCETGLSSHEVAQGYQEVADPSVFVKVKLKGEDNRFFLVWTTTPWTLISNMALAVHPEADYVEVKYKDQNLILAEALANSILKEEFEIVKRYKGTELERWEYEPLFDYYKDTVDNGYFVTNADFVTLEDGTGIVHVAPAFGADDYTVGQKYDLTFLQAVTSTGLLPEEVTDFAGKFIKDADPLIINNLKQRGLLFKKEKFTHNYPFCWRCDTPLIYYARKSWYIRTTQFKDRLLENNRTINWYPPEIGSGRFGEWLENNVDWALSRERYWGTPLPIWIGEKTGKQVAIGSVEELKQKGENVPDDIDLHKPYVDDIRIYNEEDQEWMYRTPEVIDVWFDSGAMPFAQHHYPFGDTTKWEKSFPADFISEAVDQTRGWFYSLVAISTLYKDVAPFKNLIVCGFILDKDGKKMSKHIGNVVNPWEVLENYGADALRWYLVTVNQPWLPTRFDIEALAESQRKVLGTLRNTYSFFAIYANIDKLAERALKDDKSLAEFLNEKAGPQTEIDRWLLSRLNSVIKDTREKLDDYRLTTTYRKVGEFVVDELSNWYVRRSRRRFWGEGDDPDKFRAFSVLHEALVKIAQVLAPIMPFFTEKIYRELVPSGKESIHMTDFPDFDQDKIDEKLETRMSSVISIVSLARTARTKARLKIRQPLAEMIAVLPKHLHKTDLDDLKPVIAEEINIKDVRFSSDDAEIIELTAKPNFKLLGPKLGAKIKLAKTAIESLPDSDLREFRKSGKLSLALDGEDFQISDGEIELETQDREGYAVEADDGISVAVSTELSEDLVMEGYARELINKIQNMRKSADFNVTDRIKVAVKSTDPIDKTLDKFGEYIKTETLADEMARGEVKGEVTQDWDINGQPATITVSRT from the coding sequence ATGTTAGATGAACTCAAAAACGGATTTTCACATCCCAGTCTGGAAGAAGAGGTAATCTCGTACTGGAAAGAAAACGATATTTTCAATAAACTGCTGGAGCATTCCTCCGGACGGCCGGAGTATGTTTTCTACGAGGGACCGCCGACCGCCAACGGTAAACCCGGGGTTCATCATATAATTTCGCGCACGCTCAAGGACTTCGCCTGCCGTTACTGGACCATGCGCGGTTATCATGTCGACCGCAAGGCCGGCTGGGATACACACGGCCTGCCGGTCGAAATCGAAGTCGAAAAGAAACTCGACCTGCACAATAAGTCCGATGTCGAAAAGTACGGGATCGACAAATTCAACAAGAAATGCCGTGAATCGGTATTCACATACCTCGAGGACTGGAACAAGATCACCGAACGTATCGGTTACTGGCTCGATCTGGACAATGCCTATATCACCTGCGAAAATTATTACATCGAATCAGTCTGGCATATCCTGGCCGATTTTCATAAACGCGACCTGCTCTACCAGGGTCATAAGATCCTGCCTTACTGCCCGCGCTGTGAGACCGGGCTGTCCTCTCATGAGGTCGCACAGGGCTACCAGGAGGTGGCCGATCCCTCGGTTTTTGTCAAGGTCAAACTGAAAGGTGAGGACAACCGCTTTTTTTTGGTATGGACCACGACGCCCTGGACATTGATTTCGAACATGGCCCTGGCGGTTCATCCGGAAGCCGATTATGTGGAGGTAAAGTACAAGGACCAGAACCTGATTTTGGCCGAAGCGCTGGCGAACAGTATCCTCAAAGAAGAGTTCGAAATTGTCAAACGCTACAAGGGTACTGAGCTGGAACGCTGGGAATATGAGCCCCTGTTTGATTACTACAAGGATACAGTCGATAACGGCTACTTCGTTACCAATGCCGACTTCGTTACTCTCGAGGATGGCACCGGGATTGTGCATGTCGCTCCGGCTTTCGGTGCGGATGACTATACGGTCGGCCAGAAGTACGATCTCACTTTCCTGCAGGCGGTAACCTCGACAGGTCTGTTGCCCGAGGAAGTAACAGATTTCGCAGGGAAGTTTATAAAAGACGCCGACCCGCTGATCATAAACAACCTCAAACAACGTGGCCTGCTTTTCAAGAAAGAAAAATTTACTCATAATTACCCGTTCTGCTGGCGATGCGACACTCCATTGATCTACTACGCCCGCAAGTCATGGTACATCCGCACCACTCAGTTCAAGGACAGGCTGTTGGAAAACAACCGCACGATCAACTGGTATCCACCGGAAATCGGTTCCGGTCGCTTCGGCGAATGGCTTGAAAACAATGTCGACTGGGCGCTCTCCCGTGAGCGTTACTGGGGAACCCCGCTTCCGATCTGGATCGGCGAAAAGACCGGCAAACAGGTCGCGATCGGATCAGTTGAGGAATTGAAGCAGAAGGGTGAAAATGTGCCCGATGATATCGATTTGCATAAACCTTACGTCGATGATATCCGGATTTACAACGAGGAGGATCAGGAATGGATGTACCGCACCCCCGAGGTGATCGATGTCTGGTTCGATTCGGGGGCGATGCCGTTCGCGCAGCATCATTATCCTTTTGGCGACACCACAAAATGGGAGAAGTCTTTCCCGGCCGATTTCATCTCCGAAGCGGTCGACCAGACCCGCGGGTGGTTCTATTCGCTGGTGGCGATCTCGACCTTGTACAAGGATGTCGCCCCCTTCAAAAATTTGATCGTGTGCGGATTCATCCTCGATAAAGACGGCAAGAAGATGTCCAAACATATCGGCAATGTGGTCAATCCCTGGGAGGTTCTGGAAAACTACGGCGCTGATGCTCTGAGATGGTACCTGGTGACAGTCAATCAGCCCTGGTTGCCGACTCGCTTCGATATAGAGGCACTGGCCGAATCACAGCGCAAGGTGCTGGGGACATTGCGCAACACATATTCTTTCTTTGCGATCTATGCCAATATCGACAAGCTGGCCGAACGCGCTTTAAAAGATGATAAATCGCTGGCAGAATTTCTCAACGAGAAGGCCGGTCCTCAAACCGAAATCGACCGCTGGCTTTTAAGCCGTCTCAACAGCGTGATCAAGGATACGCGTGAGAAGCTGGATGATTATCGTCTGACTACTACTTACCGTAAGGTCGGTGAGTTCGTGGTCGATGAGCTTTCCAACTGGTATGTACGCCGAAGCCGTCGGCGATTCTGGGGTGAAGGCGATGATCCGGACAAGTTCCGTGCCTTTTCGGTACTTCATGAAGCCCTGGTTAAAATCGCCCAGGTCCTGGCGCCGATCATGCCGTTTTTCACCGAAAAGATCTACCGTGAGCTGGTGCCGTCAGGAAAAGAGTCTATCCACATGACTGATTTTCCCGATTTCGACCAGGATAAGATAGATGAAAAGCTGGAAACTCGAATGTCCTCGGTCATTTCGATCGTGTCGTTAGCCCGTACCGCGCGCACCAAAGCGCGTCTCAAAATCCGTCAACCACTGGCCGAGATGATCGCGGTTCTGCCGAAACACCTGCATAAAACAGATCTCGATGATCTCAAACCGGTGATCGCCGAGGAGATAAATATTAAGGATGTCAGGTTCTCATCTGATGATGCTGAGATCATTGAGTTAACCGCCAAACCGAATTTCAAACTGCTGGGTCCCAAGCTGGGCGCCAAGATCAAACTGGCCAAAACCGCGATCGAGAGTCTGCCCGATTCCGACCTGCGGGAATTCCGTAAAAGCGGAAAGCTGTCTCTGGCTCTCGATGGTGAGGATTTCCAGATATCCGACGGCGAAATCGAACTGGAAACCCAGGATCGGGAGGGCTATGCGGTCGAGGCCGATGACGGTATCAGTGTGGCGGTTTCAACCGAACTTTCAGAGGACCTTGTCATGGAAGGTTATGCCCGCGAGCTGATCAACAAGATCCAGAATATGCGTAAAAGCGCTGATTTCAACGTCACAGACAGGATCAAAGTAGCGGTCAAATCGACCGATCCGATCGACAAGACACTCGATAAATTCGGAGAGTACATTAAAACCGAGACACTGGCTGACGAGATGGCACGCGGTGAAGTAAAAGGCGAAGTCACACAGGACTGGGATATTAACGGTCAGCCGGCTACGATCACTGTATCACGGACCTGA
- a CDS encoding purine-nucleoside phosphorylase — protein sequence MKELRQHISEAVEDIRKVTEKAPKIGIILGTGLGGLADKTDIQETVGYETIRHFPVSTVEGHAGRLIFGSLAGKDVVAMQGRFHFYEGYTMKQVTFPVRVMKALGIEVLIVSNACGGLNPQFRSGDLMIITDHINLQPSNPLIGYNDPEIGDRFPDMSHCYNRDLIKLAEECALDLKIKVQKGVYVSVPGPNLETAAEYRFLRIIGADVVGMSTVPEVIAAHHQKTKVLGLSIVTDMGLPDALEPTSHQEILANAAVAEPKMTKVAEAVVGKLEV from the coding sequence ATGAAAGAACTCAGACAGCATATCAGTGAAGCGGTCGAGGATATCCGCAAAGTTACCGAGAAAGCTCCCAAAATCGGCATCATTCTGGGCACCGGCCTGGGCGGACTGGCGGACAAAACCGATATACAGGAGACAGTCGGGTATGAAACCATCCGTCATTTCCCGGTCTCGACAGTCGAGGGTCATGCCGGAAGGTTGATCTTCGGAAGCCTGGCAGGAAAAGACGTGGTCGCGATGCAGGGCCGTTTTCATTTTTATGAAGGCTATACGATGAAGCAGGTGACGTTCCCGGTGCGGGTCATGAAAGCTCTCGGCATCGAGGTGTTGATCGTCTCCAATGCCTGCGGGGGACTCAACCCGCAGTTTCGTTCGGGCGATTTGATGATCATTACCGATCATATCAATCTACAGCCTTCGAATCCATTGATCGGCTACAACGATCCGGAGATCGGAGATCGATTCCCGGATATGAGCCACTGTTACAACCGCGACCTGATCAAGCTGGCCGAGGAGTGCGCGCTGGATCTGAAGATAAAAGTACAAAAAGGTGTCTATGTCTCGGTGCCGGGTCCAAACCTGGAGACTGCCGCCGAGTATCGTTTTCTGCGTATCATCGGTGCCGATGTAGTCGGTATGTCGACTGTGCCGGAAGTGATCGCCGCCCATCACCAGAAAACTAAGGTCCTGGGGCTTTCGATCGTGACCGATATGGGTCTGCCGGATGCGCTCGAACCGACCAGCCACCAGGAGATTCTTGCCAATGCCGCGGTGGCTGAACCGAAGATGACCAAAGTTGCCGAAGCTGTTGTAGGTAAACTCGAAGTATAA
- a CDS encoding DivIVA domain-containing protein: MGDEIKLTAQDLRHPELATRFRGYDKQEVDQLLSKIADQLERDGTERSRLTEKLESLKQELEKYEELEETLKNTLLRIQESADEVRKNAHKESELIIREAQVKADHLVEDRAGQIRRMESKFEVLKGEWYQFYARFKTLLSSHLEMLERMKEETDSLRPEEMPPEMIKVDNKVEDER; this comes from the coding sequence ATGGGTGATGAAATAAAATTGACAGCACAGGATTTAAGACATCCGGAATTGGCAACACGCTTTCGAGGTTATGACAAGCAGGAAGTCGATCAGTTGCTCAGTAAAATCGCGGATCAACTCGAACGAGACGGTACCGAGAGAAGCAGATTAACTGAGAAGCTTGAAAGCCTTAAACAGGAACTTGAAAAGTACGAAGAGCTGGAAGAAACCCTAAAAAATACATTGCTGAGGATTCAGGAGTCGGCCGACGAAGTCCGCAAAAACGCGCACAAGGAAAGCGAGCTGATCATCCGCGAAGCACAGGTCAAAGCCGACCACCTGGTCGAGGACCGTGCCGGTCAGATCCGCAGAATGGAAAGTAAATTCGAGGTGCTCAAGGGCGAGTGGTACCAGTTCTACGCACGCTTTAAGACACTTTTGAGTTCGCACCTGGAGATGCTTGAACGGATGAAAGAGGAAACAGATAGTTTGAGGCCGGAGGAAATGCCGCCGGAGATGATTAAAGTCGACAATAAAGTGGAGGATGAGAGATAA
- a CDS encoding YggS family pyridoxal phosphate-dependent enzyme, with translation MTSVAEIAKRLEQVNQKIARALENSGRAGDPVTLVTVSKTFPAENLSAAISAGASDIGESKVQEFEEKKPKVEGNARWHLIGHLQRNKVKKALPLFDMIQSVDSYKLAKEIDKRAEKPFQVLIQVNCSGEDSKFGLPLADAQDEILKMAELPKLDIRGIMTIGPLTDDESRIRASYSATRELFESMKQYQQENLKMEILSMGMSGDFELAIAEGATMVRVGSAVFGPRNYNG, from the coding sequence ATGACGTCGGTAGCTGAAATCGCGAAACGTCTCGAACAGGTCAATCAAAAAATTGCGCGAGCTCTTGAAAACAGCGGTCGCGCGGGCGATCCGGTCACGTTGGTGACGGTCTCCAAGACGTTTCCGGCAGAGAATTTGAGCGCCGCCATTTCAGCCGGTGCGAGCGATATCGGCGAGAGCAAAGTACAGGAATTCGAGGAGAAAAAACCTAAAGTCGAGGGCAATGCGCGCTGGCACCTGATCGGGCATCTCCAGCGTAACAAGGTCAAAAAGGCGTTGCCGTTGTTCGACATGATCCAGTCGGTCGATTCGTACAAACTGGCAAAGGAGATCGATAAACGGGCGGAAAAGCCGTTTCAGGTTTTGATCCAGGTAAACTGCTCGGGCGAGGATTCGAAATTCGGCCTCCCGCTTGCCGATGCCCAAGATGAAATCCTGAAAATGGCTGAACTGCCTAAACTGGATATACGCGGGATCATGACGATCGGCCCCTTGACCGACGATGAATCCCGGATCAGGGCGAGCTATTCCGCAACCCGGGAACTTTTCGAGAGTATGAAACAGTATCAGCAGGAAAATTTGAAGATGGAGATCCTGTCGATGGGAATGAGTGGTGACTTCGAGCTGGCGATTGCCGAGGGCGCAACCATGGTCAGGGTCGGAAGCGCAGTCTTCGGACCGAGGAATTACAATGGGTGA